One window of Chryseobacterium sp. JJR-5R genomic DNA carries:
- a CDS encoding helix-turn-helix domain-containing protein: protein MYSIDDKHYPCATSLTMRYIGGKWKAVILINLIEKKRYNELRKAIPMVTERTLSLQLKELEEDGLITRTVHTKKPPLKVEYEMTSFGETLIPLLTAVAQWGYDTGRNNGKVHYTPGADMDCLVLE, encoded by the coding sequence ATGTACAGTATAGACGATAAACATTATCCATGTGCCACAAGCCTTACGATGAGGTACATAGGAGGAAAATGGAAAGCGGTGATTCTAATTAATCTTATCGAAAAAAAACGGTATAACGAATTGAGAAAAGCCATTCCGATGGTTACGGAGCGGACATTAAGTCTGCAGCTCAAAGAACTGGAAGAAGACGGTTTGATAACAAGGACCGTACATACAAAAAAGCCGCCTCTTAAAGTAGAATATGAAATGACCTCATTCGGCGAGACGCTTATTCCATTGCTTACGGCTGTTGCCCAGTGGGGCTATGATACAGGCAGGAATAACGGGAAGGTACACTATACACCCGGTGCGGATATGGATTGTTTGGTCTTGGAATAG
- the mfd gene encoding transcription-repair coupling factor codes for MQLKTISEKFLPHLLQKEFGKEIFTQLETHQHIYVKGSAGSSVSIFVAELFLTQKKHLLYLLDDKEDALYANTEMENLLGKDKVLYFPATHLEPYQVERTQNANLVLRTEVINKITSGKSPKVIVAYAGALSEKVLRKEDFKAISHHIKVGDQLDFDFVDELLNHYNFQQADFVSEPGEFSVRGGIVDVFSFSNEKPYRITFFGNEVESIKTFDIETQLSVSKVEELQLVSNMNFTVTGSRVSLLQLLPEKSFVVSRNGILGMQKLKSFYEKSLEKYDTLSKDIAHRSPQELFISDQEFLFDYKKFKTVDFGGVSVEGLIEWKDIKTDQTPQPSFHKNFEMLAEDLEARQSEGYDTWISFSSEKQKQRLEMIFEELERELPFKSFTSELHEGFVDHENKFLVYTDHQIFDRYQRYKAKNAFAKSEQLTLKDLMSLKIGDYIAHIDHGIGKFMGLVKVNNDGKIQECFKLTYKNGDLLYVSIHSLHKISKYNGPEGREVVLSKLGSPTWKSLKQKTKAKVKQIAFDLIKLYAQRKTAKGFAYTQDSYLQNELEASFLYEDTPDQEKATIDVKKDMEADTVMDRLVCGDVGFGKTEVAVRAAFKAATDGKQVAVLVPTTILAFQHYRSFKERLKDFPVTVAYVNRFRTAKQKSETLADLKNGKVDIIIGTHQLAGSSVKFKDLGLLIIDEEHKFGVSVKDKLKTLKSNVDTLTLTATPIPRTLQFSLMAARDLSVIKTPPPNRQPVDTHIIGFNEETLRDAVSYEIQRDGQVYFVNNRIENLKDIAGLIQRLVPDARVITGHGQMEGKQLEKNVLDFMEGKYDVLVSTTIIESGVDVPNANTIFINDAQRFGMADLHQMRGRVGRSNRKAFCYLITPPYDMMTSDARKRLEAIEQFSDLGSGFQIAMKDLEIRGAGDLLGAEQSGFINEMGFETYQKLMQEALEELKDDEEFENLFENEEERNKLFKTTKDVNIDTDLELMLPDEYISNTEERLLLYQKLAEIDNEKNLEKFEAELIDRFGTLPEEAKNLLKSVSLKWLAAEIGFEKIVMKNGVFLGYFPGNPQDKFYQTNKFRHIISYLTQNPGEAQLKEKSGKEGNQLMMRKDSVVNVKEVNRLLKSILENEKN; via the coding sequence ATGCAGTTAAAAACCATCTCTGAAAAGTTCCTTCCGCATCTGCTCCAGAAAGAATTCGGAAAAGAAATTTTTACCCAACTGGAAACCCATCAACATATTTATGTAAAAGGAAGTGCCGGTTCTTCGGTTTCCATTTTTGTTGCAGAACTGTTTCTTACTCAAAAAAAGCACTTGCTTTATCTTTTGGATGACAAAGAAGATGCACTGTATGCGAATACGGAAATGGAAAATCTTTTAGGCAAAGACAAGGTGCTGTACTTTCCGGCTACCCACCTTGAACCTTATCAGGTGGAGAGAACACAGAATGCCAACCTGGTGTTAAGGACGGAAGTTATCAATAAGATCACTTCAGGCAAATCTCCTAAAGTAATTGTTGCCTATGCAGGTGCCTTATCTGAAAAGGTTCTGAGGAAAGAAGATTTTAAAGCCATTTCCCATCATATTAAAGTAGGCGACCAGCTGGATTTTGATTTTGTTGATGAACTGCTGAACCATTATAATTTCCAGCAGGCGGATTTTGTTTCTGAACCCGGGGAATTTTCCGTGAGAGGAGGGATTGTGGATGTTTTTTCTTTCTCTAATGAAAAGCCTTACCGGATTACCTTCTTCGGGAATGAAGTGGAAAGCATTAAAACGTTTGATATCGAAACCCAGCTGTCCGTAAGCAAAGTAGAAGAGCTTCAGCTGGTATCCAATATGAATTTTACAGTAACCGGCAGCCGTGTCTCACTGTTGCAGCTGCTGCCGGAAAAAAGTTTTGTTGTCTCCAGAAACGGGATCCTCGGCATGCAGAAGCTGAAATCGTTTTATGAAAAGTCACTGGAAAAATATGATACCTTAAGCAAAGATATTGCACACAGATCGCCGCAGGAGCTTTTTATTTCAGACCAGGAGTTCTTATTCGATTATAAAAAGTTTAAAACGGTTGATTTCGGAGGCGTTTCTGTTGAAGGCTTAATAGAATGGAAAGATATAAAAACCGATCAGACTCCGCAGCCTTCTTTCCATAAGAATTTTGAAATGCTGGCCGAAGACCTGGAAGCCAGGCAAAGTGAAGGCTACGATACCTGGATCTCTTTTTCATCTGAAAAGCAGAAACAAAGACTGGAAATGATTTTTGAAGAACTGGAACGCGAGCTTCCTTTTAAAAGCTTTACCTCTGAGCTTCATGAAGGGTTTGTAGACCACGAGAATAAATTCCTGGTATATACGGATCACCAGATTTTTGATCGTTACCAGCGGTATAAAGCCAAAAATGCATTTGCCAAATCTGAGCAGCTTACCCTGAAAGATTTAATGTCCCTGAAGATAGGAGACTACATTGCCCACATCGACCACGGGATCGGAAAATTTATGGGACTGGTAAAAGTGAACAATGACGGTAAGATCCAGGAATGCTTCAAATTGACATACAAAAACGGGGATTTATTATATGTGAGTATCCACTCGCTTCATAAGATTTCAAAATACAACGGGCCTGAGGGAAGGGAAGTTGTACTGAGCAAATTAGGATCTCCTACCTGGAAATCTTTAAAACAGAAAACAAAGGCAAAGGTAAAGCAGATTGCTTTTGACCTTATTAAATTATACGCACAGCGGAAAACAGCGAAAGGCTTTGCTTATACCCAGGATTCTTATCTTCAGAATGAACTGGAGGCAAGCTTCCTGTACGAAGATACCCCGGATCAGGAAAAAGCCACCATAGACGTAAAAAAAGATATGGAAGCAGATACGGTAATGGACCGTCTGGTCTGTGGAGATGTGGGTTTCGGGAAAACCGAAGTGGCCGTGCGTGCGGCTTTTAAAGCAGCAACAGACGGAAAGCAGGTGGCCGTGCTGGTTCCTACCACCATTCTTGCTTTTCAGCATTACAGAAGCTTTAAAGAAAGATTAAAGGATTTTCCGGTGACCGTGGCCTATGTGAACCGTTTCAGGACAGCCAAACAAAAATCTGAAACGCTTGCAGATTTAAAAAACGGAAAAGTTGATATTATTATCGGGACGCATCAGCTGGCAGGCAGTTCGGTGAAGTTCAAAGACCTCGGGCTGCTGATCATTGATGAGGAACATAAATTCGGGGTATCGGTAAAAGATAAATTAAAAACCCTGAAGAGTAATGTGGATACGCTTACCTTAACAGCCACACCGATCCCTAGGACGCTGCAATTTTCTTTAATGGCCGCCAGGGATTTATCGGTAATCAAGACACCGCCGCCCAACAGGCAGCCTGTTGATACCCATATCATCGGGTTTAATGAAGAAACCCTTCGCGATGCCGTTTCATATGAAATCCAGCGGGACGGGCAGGTGTATTTTGTCAATAACCGGATTGAAAACTTAAAAGATATTGCCGGCCTGATCCAGAGGCTTGTTCCTGATGCCAGGGTAATTACAGGACACGGCCAAATGGAAGGCAAGCAGTTAGAAAAAAACGTCCTCGATTTCATGGAAGGGAAGTATGATGTTCTGGTTTCCACCACGATTATTGAAAGCGGTGTGGATGTCCCGAATGCCAATACCATTTTTATCAATGATGCCCAGCGGTTCGGAATGGCAGACCTCCACCAGATGAGGGGAAGGGTAGGAAGAAGCAACAGGAAGGCCTTCTGTTACCTGATTACGCCGCCGTATGATATGATGACTTCCGATGCCCGAAAAAGGCTCGAAGCAATAGAGCAGTTTTCAGACCTTGGAAGCGGTTTCCAGATTGCCATGAAAGACCTTGAAATAAGGGGTGCCGGAGATTTGCTGGGTGCTGAGCAGAGCGGTTTTATTAATGAAATGGGCTTCGAAACGTATCAGAAGCTGATGCAGGAAGCTTTGGAGGAATTAAAGGATGACGAGGAATTTGAAAACTTATTTGAAAATGAAGAAGAAAGGAACAAGCTTTTCAAAACCACGAAGGATGTGAATATTGATACCGATCTGGAGCTGATGCTGCCGGACGAGTATATTTCAAATACCGAAGAAAGGCTGCTGCTGTACCAGAAACTGGCAGAAATCGATAACGAGAAAAACCTGGAGAAATTTGAGGCTGAACTTATTGACCGTTTCGGAACATTACCTGAAGAGGCGAAAAACTTACTGAAGAGTGTAAGCTTAAAGTGGCTGGCAGCAGAAATCGGGTTTGAGAAAATTGTCATGAAGAACGGGGTATTCTTAGGCTACTTCCCGGGTAATCCTCAGGACAAATTTTATCAGACCAACAAGTTCAGGCACATCATCAGCTATCTTACCCAAAATCCCGGAGAAGCCCAGCTGAAGGAAAAATCCGGTAAAGAAGGAAACCAGCTGATGATGAGAAAGGATAGTGTGGTTAATGTAAAGGAAGTGAATCGCCTACTCAAATCAATCCTGGAAAATGAAAAGAACTAA
- the pth gene encoding aminoacyl-tRNA hydrolase: MKYLIIGLGNKGSEYENTRHNIGFKVADKIAETLDVSFNTTNFGWMANGKYKGRRVLVLKPDTYMNLSGNAVKYWMQKENIPLENVLIITDDLALPFGTLRLKGKGSDAGHNGLKNINEVLQTQNYARLRFGISAEFSEGRQIDYVLGTWNEEETEKLAERIEKFSKACLSFVFAGISNTMSAFNGK, translated from the coding sequence ATGAAATATTTGATTATAGGCCTCGGGAACAAAGGGTCTGAATATGAAAACACGCGGCATAACATAGGCTTTAAGGTAGCGGATAAAATAGCGGAAACGCTGGACGTGTCTTTTAATACCACCAATTTCGGATGGATGGCCAACGGGAAGTATAAAGGAAGAAGGGTATTGGTTCTTAAGCCCGATACCTATATGAATCTTTCCGGGAATGCCGTAAAATACTGGATGCAGAAAGAAAATATACCATTGGAAAATGTGTTGATCATCACCGATGACTTGGCGCTGCCGTTCGGGACATTAAGATTGAAAGGGAAGGGCTCGGATGCCGGCCATAACGGACTGAAAAATATCAATGAGGTTCTGCAGACCCAGAATTATGCGCGCCTCCGTTTCGGAATTTCTGCGGAATTTTCGGAAGGGAGACAGATAGATTACGTATTGGGGACCTGGAATGAAGAAGAAACGGAAAAACTTGCCGAAAGAATTGAGAAGTTTTCCAAGGCATGCCTGTCCTTTGTTTTTGCAGGCATCAGCAATACCATGTCTGCCTTTAACGGAAAATAA